TTTCATCCAGAAAAATTGTGCCTTTATCTGCAATTTCAAAACGTCCGGTCCTTGCCCGGTGGGCACCGGTAAAGGCGCCTTTCTCATGACCGAACAATTCACTTTCGAGAAGCTCGCTGGGAATGGCCCCACAGTTGATTACCACCATGGGGCCGTCTTTTCTTGCTGAATTTTTATGGATAGCCCGGGCAATAAGTTCTTTGCCGGTACCGCTTTCTCCAGTGATAAGCACCGATGAATCAGAGCGCGCAACTTTACGCACCCGGTCGAGCACGGTCATCAGTCCTTTGCTCACACCGGCAATGCCGCTACGGTTAAAACTCGATGCGGTTTTCGGCGGGACATCAACAGAACCTGTTGTTTTTTCAGCAGTTGCTTGGGCCATTGGGCGTTAACTTATTTAAGAATTTTTTTGAGTTTGTCGGAAATCGCCTCTGCGGTAAACGGCTTGACCACGTAATTGGAGACGCCGGCCTGTACGGCTTCTATAACGTTTTGCTTTTGAGCCTCTGCCGTGACCATCAAAAAAGGTGCTTTTTTGTATTGATCACTGGCGCGTACTTTTTTCAGCAGTTCAAGGCCCGTCATTTTGGGCATGTTCCAGTCGGAAATAATCAGATCAATCTCCTGGCTTTCAAGGACGTCCCATGCCGTTGTACCATCATCGGCCTCCACCAGATTTTTAAACCCAAGCTGTTTTAAAATATTCTTAAGAATACGGCGCATGGTCGCAAAATCGTCAACTATCAAAATCTTGATGGATGTGTCCATTGGCACATTTTCCTCCTTAATTGGATTAAAACCCATCTTCTATCTTTCAAAACACACCTCAATTGTAAATTGTCCACCATCGGTCTGGAAAGGGATTGCGATTTTAGGGCCATCTCCATAGTGCCTGATGGTATGTCTTCTCCCGGTTATCACTGAGGGGATGGCAGCCTTGAATACCTTGCCCATTTCATCAAGCTCCCGCCGGGCCTGTCCGGAGATCATATTTGTCAACTCCCCAACGGCATCGGCGATATCATCGTTGAGCCCGTCCATTTTTTCCCCGAACATGTTGGAAACAACCGTTAAAATACATTTCTCTTCAAAGGTCACAGCAATGGTTCCCTGGGCGACGCCGGTCAGTCCCAAGACTCCGGTCACATCACCTACGGCGATATTGTCTTTTTTTAGATAGGGCTTTCCCGCCGAAACCGTGACAAAGGCCATTGTTTCCAATACATTAATGGTTGCATTGATAAATGGATTTATCAGTGTGACATCCAAGGTACAACACCTCCAACCGGTTTAAAATTTACCCAATATGCTGCCGGAACAATTAATCAGATCCTTCGATATTATATAAAATTAATGTCTTAAGATGGGTATATGTATCTACGTCCATGGACTTGAACTCTACAGCAAATCCGCTCTGTGTATGTCTGACGATTCGCCCCTGAATTTCCAGCTTGATGTCGTCTATTCCTCCAGACAGATAGACATTCACCTGGCACGCTGATTCCAAGGACGGACGCTTGTCTGTCTTGACAAACACGCCTTTCTGGCTCAAATCCTTTGAATGGGCCTTAAAATGGACGTCTTGTCCTGACTCATCAAGCATATGAATTGTGATTTTAGTTGTAAAAATTACCCTGGAAAATTTTCGCCTGTCGTCTTTGTCTGAAATGTTCAATGCCATTTCACTCCACGCTGAAAGGTATAAAATGTTATACTTAATTATTTTCTAGATCAGATTAGCATATTTCATTTTCAGGCTCAAGCCATTAAAAATCATCCGGCAGGTTTTGATCAGCCACCCGTAGAAACGCATCCACAACATCAGGATCAAACTGAGAGCCGGAGTTTTTAATTATAATGTCAATGACGACATGCTTATCTATTTTTTTCCTGTAGGCCCTGTCCGAAGCCATGGCATCATAACTGTCAGCAACGGATAATATCCTTGCAAGCTTAGGGATCTGTTCGCCT
This window of the uncultured Desulfobacter sp. genome carries:
- a CDS encoding response regulator, coding for MDTSIKILIVDDFATMRRILKNILKQLGFKNLVEADDGTTAWDVLESQEIDLIISDWNMPKMTGLELLKKVRASDQYKKAPFLMVTAEAQKQNVIEAVQAGVSNYVVKPFTAEAISDKLKKILK
- a CDS encoding chemotaxis protein CheX, giving the protein MDVTLINPFINATINVLETMAFVTVSAGKPYLKKDNIAVGDVTGVLGLTGVAQGTIAVTFEEKCILTVVSNMFGEKMDGLNDDIADAVGELTNMISGQARRELDEMGKVFKAAIPSVITGRRHTIRHYGDGPKIAIPFQTDGGQFTIEVCFER
- a CDS encoding PilZ domain-containing protein, which encodes MALNISDKDDRRKFSRVIFTTKITIHMLDESGQDVHFKAHSKDLSQKGVFVKTDKRPSLESACQVNVYLSGGIDDIKLEIQGRIVRHTQSGFAVEFKSMDVDTYTHLKTLILYNIEGSD